The Anolis carolinensis isolate JA03-04 chromosome 2, rAnoCar3.1.pri, whole genome shotgun sequence genome contains the following window.
CCTTAAACTATTCATAACCTCTTTTCTCTTACTGGGCAAATTAAGCCCATTAATGTTGTTAGAATAAAACTTTAAATTACACTTAAAGTCACTCAACACCATAATCGGTTCCTTCTGCACCACTTGGGGCCCGGGGtacattttcttcttccattttgtCTTCTTCTTCTGACTCTATATCCTCATCTTCCCTTTCTTCTGATTCCTCTTCGTTGTCATCTCCCACATCGGATGTGCCCGATGCCGTTGGATTTAGTTTTACCTTTAAATCAGAGTCCTTAGGTGATATATGCCTAGCTctctttggtttctttcttttcactGAAGGAGGGCTTGGTGGTATAGGCACATTTTCCTTCTTATCTTGCTTCAGCTTTTGAAAAAAGTCCTTTGCCTTCTCCTCCGAAGTCAGCCAgtgcttttctcccttccaaGTAACCATTATCCCTTCGCTTCTTTCCCATCTAAAGCGGATTTTTTGTCTTTTAAGCTCATCTgtcaaaaagaaatattttcttcttctatttagtattgcctgagggaattcttttaatactattatctttttttccttaaaataCATTGGGTTTCGGTTGTTGGACATCAAGATTTCATCCCGGGTCcttttctttacaaaatgaataATTACATCTCTGTGGGCTCTATTTCTTCTGGAGAAATTTGTCTGGATTCTATATACTTGATCTATTCCATTGTCTATTAACTCTGGATCTTGTTTGAGAAGGTCTGAAACCAATTTCACAATTATTTTCCTTAAATTTTCATTGGCTTCCTCTTGAATATTTCGGAAACGTAATTGGAATTCTTTCTCATTCAGTTCCATTTTCTCCtgcattttttctaatttttcatttttgaattcGAGCCCATCTAGTTTTTTCTGTAATTTCCCCTgggatttaattattttaatgttctCTACTTTCAGCTCATTAATGTCCCTAtgtgatttttccatttcccttttCAGAAATCCAATGTCTTCcttgatttcttttttcatctcAAGCATTTCTTGGTGAAGTTCCTTTTGTTGGTAGGCTTGTTTATCTAATTTCAGTTGAGCTTCTCTTTGATGCTCTTCCTGTCTCTCCGCCAGTTTTTGAATCTCTTGTAAAATATCTCTCAGATTTATATCCTCCGCATGTGATGGTCTTCTTGATTGAGCTCTGCTGTCCCTCATGTCCCTTTCTGATTTAAATTTAGGGACTGCCATACTTAGTTATCCTATTATGCCCAATATTAATGCTGGTAGGAAAGGGGACTTTTCTCTTTAATACCGCCAGCTACTCACTGTACACAATTTCCGTTGACTCGGATATCTGCTTATCAATGTTTGCCCGTCGCCTTCTCCCGTCTCTTATTCTCTCTCTGTTTGTTCCTCTGGATGGTCGGCAGCTCTGGCAGGCTCTTTTACCACACCAGTGTTTCCACCGGTTCCTTTAGAGAGAAGCACCGCCCAGGCTTccacttcctccctctttctcttcctcttcttcgccAGCGCTCTCTCCCACCGGAAATGCTCAGTGGTTTTTGGAGCTTACTGGCGTTCCGTAGGAGAGTAGACAGAGAGTTGTTTACAAGAAGGAGGCTCCAGTCATAACATCATGGCCTCCAAGGTCAAATTGTAAGTTATTAATCTTTCCTCGTTTCTTCGTTTCACCTTTCCCGCGGTCTCTTCCCAACCCCGGACAACAAGCGGGAGGAGTGTAAAATTACTTCTTATATCTTTGCCTCAACTTTATCGTCCAGTTCATCCAATACAAGATTGTTGTTAAATTAAAAGATCTTGACTTTCAAATTTTCTCTTTTAAGGTTGGTTGTAGTTTATAGTCAATTATAGTCAATTAATCCCAAAGATAGAAAGTTCCACTCACAATTTCCTCAGTCTCAGTTCAAAAttcctttttgttt
Protein-coding sequences here:
- the LOC103278669 gene encoding inner centromere protein-like isoform X2, with translation MAVPKFKSERDMRDSRAQSRRPSHAEDINLRDILQEIQKLAERQEEHQREAQLKLDKQAYQQKELHQEMLEMKKEIKEDIGFLKREMEKSHRDINELKVENIKIIKSQGKLQKKLDGLEFKNEKLEKMQEKMELNEKEFQLRFRNIQEEANENLRKIIVKLVSDLLKQDPELIDNGIDQVYRIQTNFSRRNRAHRDVIIHFVKKRTRDEILMSNNRNPMYFKEKKIIVLKEFPQAILNRRRKYFFLTDELKRQKIRFRWERSEGIMVTWKGEKHWLTSEEKAKDFFQKLKQDKKENVPIPPSPPSVKRKKPKRARHISPKDSDLKVKLNPTASGTSDVGDDNEEESEEREDEDIESEEEDKMEEENVPRAPSGAEGTDYGVE
- the LOC103278669 gene encoding inner centromere protein-like isoform X1, which gives rise to MAVPKFKSERDMRDSRAQSRRPSHAEDINLRDILQEIQKLAERQEEHQREAQLKLDKQAYQQKELHQEMLEMKKEIKEDIGFLKREMEKSHRDINELKVENIKIIKSQGKLQKKLDGLEFKNEKLEKMQEKMELNEKEFQLRFRNIQEEANENLRKIIVKLVSDLLKQDPELIDNGIDQVYRIQTNFSRRNRAHRDVIIHFVKKRTRDEILMSNNRNPMYFKEKKIIVLKEFPQAILNRRRKYFFLTDELKRQKIRFRWERSEGIMVTWKGEKHWLTSEEKAKDFFQKLKQDKKENVPIPPSPPSVKRKKPKRARHISPKDSDLKVKLNPTASGTSDVGDDNEEESEEREDEDIESEEEDKMEEENVPRAPSGAEGTDYGPQE